Proteins encoded within one genomic window of Mesobacillus subterraneus:
- a CDS encoding Ig-like domain-containing protein: MKKKTFTIDKTKPEIEITGVENNAYYNVDKPVSTTIKDVNLDINKITVTRNGARYNAGGFAVNGNLASFRHNFSGEGEYSILVQATDKAGNSFSQMMKFTIDKTKPVITPKFKGQNRVIKDGEYINEVFTPEFALDEGEDMIVSATLNNGANLGKNSPVAAREMKYIYKVLARDKAGNESTLEISFTLDTTKPMLNISGVLDGFFNKDITPKVTYSDIHLDGNKTSVTLNGKPFENGTKLEYEQDYILKAVVTDLAKNVSSRTIVFTIDKTKPVIKFKEPISNKYFNTDLLPQLLIDDMSSYDIIAMMLDGKPYEAGDPIKEEGKHVMFFEVKDKAGNIQQLSVEFIIDKTAPKVVYEGVKNKEKYYDPVDISIRLDNPNDKIKSVMINGELFDGDVVEESGYQVIKTKLAEIKPYEIKVTAFDEAGNEKTTIISFEIVEKGALVKFYENKPMLGGTIAGLVGLLGAAATVLIRRRKVKVEEE; this comes from the coding sequence ATGAAAAAAAAGACCTTTACGATCGATAAAACCAAGCCTGAAATCGAAATCACTGGTGTCGAAAATAATGCCTATTACAATGTTGATAAACCAGTTAGCACGACAATCAAGGACGTTAACCTGGACATCAATAAAATCACGGTCACCAGGAACGGTGCACGATATAATGCTGGCGGCTTCGCAGTGAACGGAAATCTCGCTTCTTTCCGCCACAACTTCAGCGGTGAAGGTGAATACAGCATCCTGGTTCAAGCAACCGACAAAGCGGGCAACAGCTTCAGTCAGATGATGAAGTTCACGATCGACAAGACGAAGCCAGTCATCACGCCGAAATTCAAAGGCCAGAACCGCGTCATTAAAGACGGAGAGTATATCAATGAAGTATTCACTCCGGAATTTGCCCTGGATGAAGGGGAGGATATGATCGTTTCCGCTACGCTCAATAATGGTGCAAACCTTGGTAAAAACAGTCCAGTTGCAGCAAGGGAAATGAAATACATTTACAAAGTTCTCGCACGCGACAAAGCAGGCAATGAATCAACACTGGAAATCAGCTTTACGCTTGATACTACAAAGCCGATGCTGAATATTTCCGGCGTACTGGATGGCTTTTTCAATAAAGACATCACACCGAAAGTGACGTATTCAGATATTCATTTGGACGGGAACAAGACATCCGTAACCTTGAACGGCAAGCCATTCGAAAATGGCACAAAGCTTGAATACGAACAGGATTATATTTTAAAAGCGGTTGTAACCGACCTGGCGAAAAACGTTTCATCACGGACAATTGTCTTCACAATCGATAAAACAAAGCCGGTCATCAAGTTCAAAGAGCCAATTTCCAATAAGTATTTCAACACCGATCTGCTGCCACAGCTGCTGATTGATGACATGAGTTCATATGACATCATTGCGATGATGCTTGATGGAAAACCATATGAAGCCGGCGATCCAATCAAAGAAGAAGGAAAGCACGTCATGTTCTTTGAAGTCAAGGATAAGGCAGGCAACATCCAGCAGTTGAGCGTCGAGTTCATCATCGACAAAACGGCACCAAAGGTCGTGTATGAAGGTGTGAAAAATAAGGAGAAGTACTACGATCCAGTTGACATCTCCATCCGCCTGGATAACCCGAATGACAAAATAAAATCAGTCATGATCAACGGGGAATTGTTCGATGGCGACGTAGTCGAAGAAAGCGGCTACCAAGTAATCAAAACGAAGCTGGCTGAAATCAAGCCATACGAAATCAAAGTAACTGCATTTGATGAAGCAGGTAACGAAAAAACAACCATCATTTCATTTGAAATCGTTGAAAAAGGAGCTTTAGTGAAGTTTTATGAAAATAAACCAATGCTCGGCGGAACGATTGCTGGTTTAGTAGGACTGCTTGGAGCAGCCGCTACGGTGCTGATTCGCAGGCGCAAGGTGAAGGTGGAAGAAGAATAA
- a CDS encoding DUF6382 domain-containing protein, with product MIKHAEFKLESYGISKFLYYHANSKADIDGGQVELLRASRVPGILPCHAILEGDNCFLRYDMLSDNTLEMLNSTPATKERLYNSFLNIAETLVDAQASGLDIANFVFSQRDIFIDNFSNRLVFIYLPVKNNIFEKVSLKEFLQDMLLSAPYDEKDDAAFFIKLHNYLVETKKIKPEELLEKVNELGGDETLVRQPYKMPDKPKQEATLQTVTDQEPILEPSELGIPSINPNFYSPGSEVHTMKTSVDNGVLTSEYTSQKKDVKTGRKLEIEEEVNYKRITRAELGENNALLKEASALGGGTSINIQPGHCQQQ from the coding sequence ATGATCAAACATGCGGAATTTAAACTGGAAAGCTACGGAATTTCGAAATTCCTTTATTATCATGCGAACAGCAAGGCGGATATCGATGGCGGCCAGGTGGAGCTGCTGAGAGCGAGCCGGGTTCCGGGAATCCTGCCGTGCCATGCGATTTTAGAGGGAGATAACTGCTTTCTTCGCTATGACATGCTTTCCGATAACACGCTTGAAATGCTGAATTCTACGCCGGCGACGAAGGAGCGTCTGTACAACAGCTTCCTCAACATTGCCGAAACATTGGTGGATGCTCAAGCAAGCGGTCTGGATATCGCAAATTTCGTGTTCAGCCAGCGTGACATCTTTATTGATAATTTTTCAAACAGATTAGTTTTTATCTACCTTCCTGTAAAAAATAATATTTTTGAAAAGGTATCACTTAAAGAGTTCCTGCAGGACATGCTGCTGTCGGCTCCTTACGACGAAAAGGATGATGCCGCATTTTTTATCAAACTCCATAACTATCTGGTCGAGACAAAGAAAATCAAGCCTGAAGAGCTGCTGGAAAAAGTGAATGAGCTCGGCGGGGATGAAACACTCGTCCGCCAGCCTTACAAGATGCCGGATAAACCGAAGCAGGAAGCGACCCTACAAACAGTAACAGACCAAGAACCAATACTTGAACCCTCAGAGCTTGGGATACCGTCCATCAACCCGAATTTCTACAGTCCTGGCAGTGAAGTCCATACCATGAAAACGAGCGTTGACAATGGCGTGCTGACTTCTGAGTACACAAGCCAGAAGAAGGATGTAAAAACAGGCCGCAAGCTTGAAATTGAGGAAGAAGTCAACTACAAGCGGATCACGAGGGCGGAGCTTGGTGAAAACAATGCCTTGTTAAAAGAAGCTTCGGCACTCGGTGGCGGAACATCAATCAACATCCAGCCTGGCCATTGCCAGCAGCAGTGA
- a CDS encoding PP2C family protein-serine/threonine phosphatase, translating into MAFQVAYHTDIGIKKKTNQDGLLLKTAKTPDGEIGLFIICDGMGGLSHGELASATVIRGMSEWFDNDLPELLGSGIAEDDFPGKLEERVRELNTKILEYGEAANIKLGTTITALLLLHKQYYILQIGDSRAYSINNHLIKLTEDQTLVERELQRGNITAEQARIDPRRNVLLQCVGATKDINVVITSGEVDSENMFMLCTDGFYHEITDEEMVTNLNPQHFTDEKQMKETLVQLVELAKERQETDNISILLAKRDMGKVLAFR; encoded by the coding sequence ATGGCATTTCAAGTGGCCTATCATACCGACATAGGAATCAAGAAGAAAACGAACCAGGATGGGCTGTTGCTGAAAACGGCGAAGACACCTGATGGGGAAATCGGTCTATTCATCATCTGCGACGGAATGGGCGGGCTTTCACATGGTGAACTGGCAAGCGCTACGGTGATCAGAGGAATGTCCGAGTGGTTTGACAATGATCTGCCGGAGCTTCTGGGTTCCGGCATCGCGGAAGACGATTTTCCCGGCAAGCTTGAGGAGCGTGTCCGCGAGCTGAACACAAAAATCCTTGAATATGGCGAGGCAGCAAACATCAAGCTTGGAACGACAATCACAGCTTTGCTTCTCCTCCATAAGCAATATTATATTTTGCAGATTGGGGACAGCAGGGCTTACAGCATAAACAATCATCTGATAAAACTGACCGAAGACCAGACACTCGTCGAACGCGAGTTGCAGCGCGGCAATATTACCGCCGAACAGGCGAGAATCGACCCGCGCCGGAATGTGTTGCTCCAGTGCGTTGGCGCAACAAAGGACATCAACGTCGTCATCACTTCAGGCGAAGTCGACAGCGAAAACATGTTTATGCTCTGCACGGACGGATTTTACCATGAAATCACTGATGAAGAAATGGTCACAAACCTGAACCCGCAACATTTTACCGATGAAAAACAGATGAAAGAAACGCTCGTACAACTCGTCGAGCTCGCAAAAGAACGCCAAGAAACAGACAATATCTCGATTCTGCTGGCAAAACGGGACATGGGGAAAGTTCTTGCGTTCCGATAA
- a CDS encoding FHA domain-containing protein, giving the protein MAEHQSTSSLAIASSSESEDGGTTVLGVTADEDEGTTTLGHSTRRPFLLAVSKNEKITIAKDFFKIGRDPMRADFATENKVIGRVHAHVIVTNGEYFLEDNHSTNGSFVNGVKVSPKEKVKIKHEDKIKLANEEFIFKVY; this is encoded by the coding sequence GTGGCGGAACATCAATCAACATCCAGCCTGGCCATTGCCAGCAGCAGTGAATCGGAGGACGGAGGCACGACAGTACTTGGCGTCACGGCAGATGAGGATGAGGGAACGACAACCCTTGGACATTCAACCCGCAGGCCATTTTTACTGGCAGTCTCAAAGAATGAAAAAATCACGATTGCCAAGGACTTTTTCAAAATTGGCCGCGATCCGATGAGGGCGGACTTTGCCACTGAAAACAAAGTAATCGGCCGGGTGCATGCCCATGTGATCGTAACGAACGGCGAATACTTCCTGGAAGACAATCACTCGACCAACGGTAGTTTCGTGAATGGTGTGAAGGTCTCGCCAAAGGAAAAAGTCAAAATCAAGCACGAAGATAAAATCAAGCTCGCGAACGAGGAATTCATCTTCAAGGTTTATTGA
- a CDS encoding WXG100 family type VII secretion target, translated as MARAITVEPAKLETTANKIDQQAADYERNYKALFSEVEAMAAAWQGADNQAYTAQIKGFMDDFNKMTQLMRQYSEFLKMSAKTYRDTQSEVINQAKRLSN; from the coding sequence ATGGCAAGAGCAATCACTGTTGAACCAGCAAAACTTGAAACGACTGCTAACAAGATTGACCAGCAGGCCGCTGATTACGAACGAAACTATAAAGCTCTTTTCAGTGAGGTTGAAGCGATGGCTGCTGCTTGGCAGGGTGCCGATAACCAGGCATATACTGCACAAATCAAGGGCTTCATGGACGACTTCAATAAAATGACTCAGTTGATGAGACAGTACTCTGAGTTCCTGAAAATGAGCGCGAAAACATACCGCGACACTCAATCAGAGGTTATTAACCAGGCTAAGAGATTGAGCAACTAA
- a CDS encoding serine/threonine-protein kinase has product MIQIGTIIDDRYEILKEIGRGGMSVVYLAMDNRLNKSLVVKDIRKRSNSNNELLINSLVVEANMLKKLDHGSLPKIYDIIESEGDIYVVMDYIEGESLKERLKRDGKIPAKEVIEWAKQLSGVLGYLHTRKPYPIIYRDMKPDNVMLTPEGKIKLIDFGIAREFKTENLSDTTNLGTKGYAAPEQISGRQTDAKTDIYSLGITLYHLVTGKNLSEPPFEIRPIREWDPSLPEGLEHIIKKCTQAEPANRYQNCEELSYDLEHINRLTKGYKNMLIKKLAMFVVPAVLFLAFSTTSALGYKGMKNEQFQDYMNLVNQASIALMDGEQTEAIKLLESATRVDKERPEAYINLLDLYINRNQTDEGLAKMESYIQDKYGGVHENNEVLFKVGMTYFDVKRDYNNALKYFQQIDEKELPDAKYYKSLATTMSSLNVDYTKFAGDLQEFHQYNDGLANDSKKIDNYNSLANIYISYKSQIPESNTQAIEIVQKAKEVLAKLENEQLQFKYEMEFEQKLDQAYYSRGVNSEDKASARDDYEQAIEHYNNLLDLNVADQEDVYIKIGVIYQEMGEFARAVEYFQNTTLKKFPDSINANVKLGNLLLDIEQNKEEGKRNYAEAKKVFEKASTLPGAKDDEGYKKLSRRMENLNIL; this is encoded by the coding sequence TTGATACAAATTGGCACGATCATTGATGACAGATATGAAATATTGAAGGAAATCGGGCGTGGCGGCATGAGTGTCGTCTACCTGGCGATGGACAACCGGCTGAATAAATCGCTTGTCGTCAAGGATATCCGCAAGCGCAGCAACAGCAACAACGAGCTCTTGATCAACAGTCTGGTCGTTGAGGCGAACATGCTGAAAAAACTCGACCATGGCTCTTTGCCAAAAATATACGACATCATCGAGTCCGAAGGTGACATCTATGTGGTGATGGACTATATCGAAGGCGAGTCACTGAAGGAAAGGCTCAAGCGCGATGGAAAAATCCCGGCGAAAGAGGTCATTGAGTGGGCAAAGCAGCTGAGCGGTGTACTTGGCTATCTTCACACGCGCAAGCCATACCCGATTATCTACCGCGACATGAAGCCGGACAATGTCATGCTCACGCCAGAGGGTAAAATCAAGCTGATCGACTTCGGGATCGCGCGTGAATTCAAAACTGAGAATCTATCGGATACGACAAACCTTGGTACAAAAGGGTATGCGGCACCCGAACAAATTTCCGGCAGACAGACAGACGCGAAAACGGATATTTATAGTCTGGGAATCACACTCTACCACCTTGTCACCGGGAAAAATCTCAGCGAACCGCCGTTCGAGATAAGGCCAATCCGCGAGTGGGACCCGTCGCTGCCGGAGGGCCTCGAACATATCATCAAAAAATGCACCCAGGCCGAGCCGGCGAACCGTTACCAGAACTGTGAGGAGCTGAGCTATGACCTCGAGCACATCAACAGGCTGACAAAAGGCTACAAGAACATGCTCATTAAGAAGCTGGCTATGTTCGTCGTTCCAGCCGTACTGTTCCTGGCGTTCTCAACAACCTCGGCCCTCGGCTATAAAGGGATGAAGAATGAGCAATTCCAGGATTATATGAATCTTGTAAATCAGGCGAGCATTGCCTTGATGGACGGTGAACAGACCGAAGCGATCAAGCTTCTCGAGAGTGCGACCCGCGTAGATAAAGAACGACCGGAGGCCTACATCAATCTGCTTGATTTATATATTAATAGAAACCAGACAGACGAAGGACTCGCCAAGATGGAATCATACATACAGGATAAATACGGGGGAGTCCACGAGAATAATGAAGTTCTTTTCAAGGTGGGGATGACCTATTTTGATGTGAAAAGGGACTATAACAACGCGCTGAAATACTTCCAGCAGATCGATGAAAAAGAACTGCCGGATGCGAAATATTACAAGTCGCTGGCAACGACAATGAGCAGCCTGAACGTCGATTATACGAAATTCGCCGGCGATCTCCAGGAATTCCACCAGTATAATGACGGACTGGCGAATGACAGCAAGAAAATCGATAACTATAACTCTCTTGCAAATATCTATATTTCATATAAGAGCCAGATTCCTGAATCAAACACACAGGCAATCGAGATTGTCCAGAAGGCGAAGGAAGTACTGGCAAAGCTTGAGAACGAACAGCTCCAGTTCAAATACGAAATGGAATTCGAACAGAAGCTGGACCAGGCATACTACAGCCGCGGCGTGAATTCCGAGGACAAAGCGAGTGCCCGCGACGATTACGAACAGGCAATCGAGCATTACAACAACCTGCTTGACTTGAATGTTGCAGATCAGGAAGATGTCTACATCAAAATTGGTGTCATCTATCAGGAAATGGGCGAATTTGCTCGCGCAGTTGAGTACTTCCAGAACACGACGCTGAAAAAGTTTCCTGACAGCATCAATGCCAATGTGAAGCTAGGTAATCTCCTCCTGGACATTGAACAAAACAAAGAAGAAGGCAAACGGAATTACGCCGAAGCAAAAAAAGTCTTTGAAAAAGCAAGCACCCTCCCTGGTGCCAAAGACGACGAAGGATACAAAAAACTCAGCAGACGCATGGAAAATTTGAATATTCTCTAG
- a CDS encoding Ig-like domain repeat protein, producing the protein MLEPRKKKKHPSNKWAAIIPILLVLIVSVVLFNGKALSTLTNVDKKIGFESQEWNMAESFNKDWQTNHNPVTFTVDLRNDFSKANLQGQNVQAPFNITADQNGNPILVTDISPVGGAEFAGIYRVNIPSANDGKINIDVNFLNDEIWSLEAETKTFSITRDTTAPTVKLSGAENDILTNQDVKINVEVIEEHFVAENVDVTVSKNGNPYNVGDWGSAKSKSYSFSEEGEYIFTVKATDKVGNESSQEQLNFAIRKKAPELTVYAGEKPLSKGEVSKTDSVNLKISSKIKIDTATVTVLKDGEQIETKTFPAGDWETILNYPTPGEGEYEFQVKVSEKHARGEEHSLPSFAFTADKTAPKLAILDVENGGLYETDKNVKVTVDEVHMGNAHFEIKKKDINGEETSKSVDVKDGKASYTSNGEGEYTVTLKATDAAGNQAAEESVTFKVDKDGPILSISEDVDGKYFKIDKELTFSVKDISLVKANLNVKKDGDPYTIGNFIEKLFTSSVTHNFTEEGTYEVDLNSKDGKEREKSHPPVTFSIDKNDPVITASAVEKVKDEKKYYEVTVDVTDKYIEWENTSIKVYRNGELLSEIKEKEVAKTHLVEEDGEYAFEITATDKAGRVTSKNDVTFTIDNTDPQLSINGVEHGGYYQKLENLELAIEDLTFVLGETKLEVLKDGESYDFGKGDWDILTKGGLKRAVKKLSFDKDGDYEIKLTTKDFFGNENTLEPIKFTIDTIPPDLKIENVSEGDELGKDLNVKVSVTDKNMDLDKTFLNVTRNGEEYLAEKGQKVSGVHPFTEDGIYVINLESTDKAGNKNSQQQLTFTVDKSKPTLDITGFEAGEHYQKLEGVELSVEDLTIDLKATKIEVLRDGKPYEIENGEWNDASKGVLKRASRKLNFEEDGDYEIKLTSMDRVKHQHSFGPVKFTIDHTNPVIELSGIDEGDFVQKGKSVKVKVTEHNFNDNKVTIEATKNGMPYDLSQWENSGEVSELSHTFNEDGDYEITVNATDRAKNKAEIKTLSFTVDNIKPKISITGAKNNAYYNSDQEIKIAVDEHNFANNKVNLKVTRKIEVDGKSVDFPIGEWKNVKQLSDLSYKFDRDGEYQMTVEAKDAAGNAADTQTLVFTLDYIDPELSITGVSDEEHYRTDKPVSMKISDRNIDLSQTNLKVVRNGQPFKIGNPDLKGKTAAEKNFNFSQEGSYVIDLNTTDKAGNSKKHDRVTFIIDKTNPGVKIDGVENNSFNPENKNVTISIDELNYETNDVSISATKDGAAFPIGSWKNTSKLSKLGYNFNRDGLYTIQATAEDKAGNGPIYEKKDLYDR; encoded by the coding sequence ATGCTCGAACCGAGGAAAAAGAAGAAGCACCCAAGCAATAAATGGGCTGCTATCATCCCGATTTTGTTAGTCCTGATTGTGTCTGTGGTGCTTTTTAATGGCAAGGCGCTTTCTACATTAACGAATGTTGACAAAAAAATTGGATTCGAGAGCCAGGAATGGAATATGGCTGAATCGTTTAACAAGGATTGGCAAACCAACCACAATCCTGTTACATTCACTGTTGATTTGCGGAATGATTTCAGTAAAGCGAATCTTCAGGGACAAAATGTTCAGGCACCGTTTAATATCACGGCTGATCAAAACGGGAACCCAATTTTAGTTACAGACATCTCCCCTGTAGGCGGTGCGGAATTCGCGGGGATATACAGGGTGAATATTCCATCTGCAAATGATGGGAAAATTAATATCGACGTAAATTTTTTAAATGATGAAATATGGAGCCTTGAGGCTGAAACTAAAACATTCAGCATCACACGTGACACAACTGCCCCTACTGTAAAATTATCAGGTGCTGAGAATGATATTCTTACAAACCAAGATGTCAAAATCAATGTTGAAGTGATAGAGGAACATTTTGTTGCCGAAAACGTAGATGTTACTGTTTCGAAAAACGGGAACCCATACAATGTGGGTGACTGGGGATCGGCAAAGAGCAAATCTTATTCTTTCAGTGAAGAAGGCGAATATATCTTCACAGTAAAAGCAACAGATAAGGTCGGAAACGAGAGCAGCCAGGAACAGTTGAATTTTGCGATCCGAAAAAAGGCTCCTGAGTTGACTGTTTACGCAGGCGAGAAGCCGCTGTCTAAAGGAGAAGTTTCAAAAACGGACAGTGTAAACCTTAAGATTTCTAGCAAAATCAAGATTGATACCGCGACGGTAACAGTACTGAAAGATGGAGAGCAAATAGAGACAAAGACATTCCCCGCAGGAGATTGGGAAACCATCCTCAACTATCCAACACCTGGTGAAGGAGAATATGAATTCCAGGTGAAGGTTAGCGAAAAGCATGCAAGGGGCGAGGAACATTCATTGCCATCATTCGCTTTCACTGCCGACAAAACGGCACCAAAGCTTGCAATCCTGGATGTGGAAAATGGCGGATTATATGAAACTGATAAGAATGTAAAGGTGACAGTAGATGAAGTCCATATGGGCAATGCTCACTTTGAAATCAAGAAAAAAGACATCAATGGTGAGGAAACATCAAAAAGTGTTGATGTGAAAGACGGTAAAGCCAGCTATACTTCCAACGGTGAGGGTGAATATACCGTCACATTGAAGGCAACGGATGCCGCTGGCAATCAAGCTGCAGAAGAAAGCGTTACGTTCAAAGTCGACAAAGATGGACCAATCCTCTCCATCTCAGAAGATGTAGACGGAAAGTATTTTAAGATAGACAAGGAGCTGACATTCTCGGTAAAGGATATCAGTCTAGTAAAAGCAAACCTGAATGTGAAGAAGGATGGCGATCCATATACCATCGGCAACTTCATCGAAAAATTGTTCACATCCTCGGTTACGCACAATTTTACGGAGGAAGGAACTTATGAAGTTGACTTAAACTCAAAAGATGGCAAAGAGCGAGAGAAATCGCATCCTCCGGTGACATTCTCAATTGATAAGAATGATCCAGTCATCACAGCATCAGCTGTTGAAAAAGTAAAAGACGAAAAGAAATACTATGAAGTGACTGTTGATGTAACAGATAAGTATATCGAGTGGGAAAATACGAGTATAAAAGTTTATAGGAATGGCGAATTGCTTTCCGAAATCAAAGAAAAAGAAGTGGCTAAAACGCATTTAGTTGAAGAAGATGGCGAGTATGCTTTCGAAATCACAGCGACAGACAAAGCGGGCCGCGTCACGTCCAAAAATGATGTGACATTCACAATTGACAATACGGATCCACAACTGTCCATCAATGGAGTAGAGCATGGAGGGTATTACCAAAAACTTGAGAATCTCGAACTGGCGATTGAGGACTTAACTTTCGTACTTGGAGAAACGAAGCTTGAAGTACTGAAGGATGGGGAATCATACGATTTCGGAAAAGGGGATTGGGACATCCTTACTAAAGGCGGTCTCAAAAGAGCAGTCAAGAAGCTGAGCTTCGATAAGGATGGCGATTACGAAATTAAGCTCACAACAAAGGACTTTTTTGGAAACGAAAATACTCTCGAACCAATCAAGTTCACCATCGACACAATCCCACCGGATTTAAAAATTGAAAATGTCTCAGAGGGGGATGAATTAGGAAAGGACCTTAATGTAAAGGTATCTGTTACTGATAAAAATATGGATCTGGATAAAACATTTCTAAATGTTACAAGGAATGGCGAGGAGTATCTGGCCGAAAAAGGACAGAAGGTTTCTGGCGTTCATCCATTCACAGAAGATGGGATTTATGTCATCAATCTCGAATCAACAGATAAAGCAGGGAACAAAAACAGCCAACAACAACTGACATTCACTGTCGACAAGTCGAAGCCAACACTTGATATTACAGGCTTTGAAGCCGGCGAGCATTATCAAAAGCTTGAAGGTGTCGAATTATCAGTAGAAGATTTAACTATCGATTTAAAAGCAACGAAAATCGAGGTATTAAGAGACGGTAAACCGTACGAAATAGAGAATGGTGAGTGGAATGATGCTTCAAAAGGCGTTCTCAAAAGAGCCTCCCGCAAGCTTAACTTTGAAGAAGATGGGGATTATGAAATCAAATTGACCTCAATGGACAGGGTTAAACACCAACATTCGTTCGGTCCTGTCAAATTCACAATTGACCATACCAATCCGGTCATCGAGCTAAGTGGAATTGATGAGGGAGATTTCGTACAGAAGGGCAAGTCGGTCAAGGTGAAAGTGACTGAACACAACTTTAACGATAACAAAGTGACCATTGAAGCAACAAAGAACGGCATGCCATATGATTTAAGCCAATGGGAAAACAGCGGCGAAGTCTCTGAATTGAGCCACACTTTTAACGAAGACGGCGACTATGAAATCACGGTAAATGCAACAGACCGAGCGAAAAATAAAGCGGAAATAAAAACGCTGTCCTTCACCGTCGATAATATCAAGCCGAAAATTAGTATTACAGGCGCAAAGAATAACGCTTATTACAATAGTGACCAAGAGATCAAAATAGCGGTAGATGAGCATAACTTCGCAAATAATAAAGTGAATCTCAAGGTTACCAGGAAAATAGAGGTCGATGGCAAGTCTGTTGACTTCCCAATCGGCGAATGGAAAAACGTAAAGCAGCTTTCTGACTTAAGCTACAAGTTCGACCGCGATGGCGAGTATCAAATGACTGTCGAAGCGAAGGATGCGGCCGGGAATGCTGCTGATACGCAAACGCTCGTTTTCACCCTTGATTACATCGATCCGGAACTGAGCATTACAGGCGTTAGTGATGAGGAACATTACCGTACAGATAAACCAGTCAGCATGAAGATATCAGACCGCAACATCGACCTGTCGCAGACGAACCTAAAAGTCGTGCGCAATGGCCAGCCCTTCAAGATTGGCAATCCGGATCTGAAAGGAAAAACGGCTGCTGAGAAGAATTTCAATTTTTCGCAGGAAGGCAGCTATGTGATCGACCTGAATACAACCGACAAAGCTGGCAACAGCAAGAAACATGACCGGGTTACTTTCATCATCGACAAAACCAACCCGGGCGTGAAAATCGATGGAGTAGAGAACAACTCATTTAATCCAGAAAACAAAAACGTGACCATCTCAATCGATGAATTAAACTATGAAACGAACGATGTAAGCATCTCCGCAACAAAAGATGGAGCTGCCTTCCCAATCGGCAGCTGGAAGAATACAAGCAAGCTGTCGAAGTTAGGATACAATTTTAACAGGGATGGTCTTTACACGATCCAGGCCACGGCAGAGGACAAAGCCGGTAACGGACCAATCTATGAAAAAAAAGACCTTTACGATCGATAA
- a CDS encoding pore-forming ESAT-6 family protein yields the protein MAGDGIKISLGEVSKTAGQIRNLNQQLSTRLEEIKKDMNALSSSWNSDASNTIRGNFNSLAPRFEEYRQVVDSYAKFLDNTVTNYNTAETAINNNASSFK from the coding sequence TTGGCAGGAGATGGAATCAAAATCTCGCTTGGCGAGGTTAGCAAAACGGCGGGCCAAATCCGCAACCTTAACCAGCAACTATCCACTAGATTGGAAGAAATCAAGAAGGACATGAATGCACTATCGTCATCATGGAACTCTGATGCATCCAACACAATCCGCGGCAACTTCAACTCACTGGCACCACGATTTGAAGAATATCGCCAGGTCGTCGACAGTTACGCCAAATTCTTGGATAACACGGTCACTAACTACAACACTGCAGAAACAGCAATCAACAACAACGCCAGCTCTTTTAAATAA